TAAAGCATGAGTAAGGTAGCGGTTGTCACCGGAGGAACCTCCGGTATCGGAAAGCAGACGGCTCTGGCGCTGAAGGCGGCGGGCTATACGGTATATGAGCTGAGCCGCCGGGCGCAGGGCGTAGAGGGCCTGCACCATCTGGTGGCGGACATCACCCGTGAGGAGCTGGTGGATGCCGCCATCGGGGAGGTGCTGCGGCAGGAGGGCCACATCGATGTGGTGGTGAACAACGCCGGCTTCGGCATCAGCGGGGCCATCGAGTTCACCAAGACGGAGGATGCCAAGCGGCTTTTTGACGCAGATTTCTTCGGCATGGTCAACGTGAACCGGGCGGTGATCCCCCATATGCGGCAGGCGGGCGCCGGGCGCATCGTGAACCTCAGTTCCGTGGCGGCGGCGGCTCCCATCCCGTTTCAGGCCTACTACTCCGCTGCCAAGGCGGCGGTGAACAGCTACACCATGGCGCTGGCCAACGAGCTGCGGCCCTACGGCGTCACGGTGTGCGCCGTGCAGCCGGGGGATATCCACACGGGCTTCACCGCCGCACGGGAAAAGACCATCGACGGCGACGACGTGTACGGCGGCCGCATCAGCCGCTCCGTGGCCCGGATGGAGCACGACGAGCAGACGGGCATGGATCCGTCCAAGGCGGGGGCCTTCATCGCTAAGGTGGCCATGAAGCGGCGGGTAAAGCCCATTTACACCATCCGCTTTGACTATCAGTTTTTGGCCCTGCTGACCCGCATTTTGCCCTACCGGTTCCTGAACTGGCTCATCGGCGTGATCTACGGGAAGTAAGCAGGCTTTGTATTTCCCTATAAGGAAACGCCCCATCGGCATGGCCGACGGGGCGTTTCAGTGTGTCAAAAAAGCCTCGCAGAGTTTGCCGCCCGCAGGCGGCAAAGAATGGAAATCATTTTCTCTCACGATAGATGCGTGAGAGAAAATACTTCTCAGGCTGCAAGTGTGGAATTTGTGCGCCTATGGCACACAAATTATGCGCACAGCAGACTGCAAGCCTTTTGTCGGAAAAACCCGGAGTTTTTTTCGACAGTCTCAAACGCCCCACCGGCATGGCCGGTGGGGCGTTTTTGCCCGGAGAAGGGGGGATGTGTGGTGCGCTGATCTCCGGGCGGGGGGGCAGACCTCCGTCCGAAGGGCCTCTACGTTTGGGACGGGTCAGCTTTTCAGTGCCAGCGTCTTTTCATAGGCGGCAATGACGGCCTCCATGGCCGCCGAGCGGAAGCCGCCCCGCTCCAGCGCCCGGACCCCGGCGATGGTGGTGCCGCCGGGGGAGCAGACGGCGTCCTTCATAGTGGCGGTGTGCTGGTCGGACTGGAGAGCCAGCTGCGCCGTACCCAGCACCATCTGGGCGGCGTAGCGCCGGGCCTTGTCACGGGGCAGGCCGCAGGTGACGGCGCCGTCGGCCAGCGCCTCCAGAAACAAGCTGACGAAGGCGCCGCCGCAGCCGGCCACGGCGCTGCCGGCGTCGATGAGGTGCTCCTCCAGCGGCTCCAGCCGTCCGGAGGCGGACATCAGGGTCAGAAAGGCGGACAGCTGCTCCTCCGTCACCTCCGGGGAGGGGACGTACAGCGTCAGGCCCGCTCCCACGGCGCAGGCAGTGTTGGGCATGATCCGCAGAATGGGGCAGGAGAGCCCCGCCATCTCCCTCAAGCGCTGGAGAGTCAGGCCGGCGGCCATGGACACCAGCACGAAGCCCTCCTGCCGCCGGGACAGGATGGGCTGCAGCCGGGCCAGCAGGTCCGCCATCATCTGGGGCTTGACCCCCAGAAAGATGTAGTCGCAGGTCTGGGCGATGGTTTCATTGTCGGAGACGGTGGCCCCCAGCTGCTGGGCCAGAGCCTGTGCCTTCTCCGGGGTGCGGTTGGACAGCAGCAGCTCCGCCGGGGCGGGGGACTGGGCGGCGGCATGGGCCAGTGCGCCCCCCATATTGCCGGTGCCGATAAAGCCGACTTTCATAACATGATACCTCCTTGCGGAAATTGCGGGGCCTTTGCCCCGTGATTTTTTACTATCTTACACCACCAGACCCTCCGGCGCAAGAAAAATAAAAATTGTCAATCCGGGGAAGGGTATGGTATAATGAACCGACAAATTTTATGGCTCCCACAGGGAGCGGAAAGGAGCTTATCATGGAATTGAAGGGAAGCAAGACCGAGCGCAATCTGCGGGAGGCCTTTGCCGGGGAGACTCAGGCTCGCAGCAAGTACGACTATTTCGCCTCCGTGGCCAAGAAGGAGGGCTATGAGCAGATCGCAGCCATTTTCCAGGCTACCGCCAACAACGAGAAGGAACACGCCAAGATGTGGTTCAAGGCTCTCAGCGGTATCGGCACCACGGCGGAGAATCTGGCTTCAGCCGCCGCCGGAGAGAACTACGAGTGGACGGATATGTATGACCGCATGGCGCAGGAGGCCGAGGAGGAGGGCTTCACCGTGCTGGCGGAGAAGTTCCGGCAGGTGGGGCGCATCGAGAAGGCCCACGAGGAGCGCTATCGGGCGCTGCTGAACAACGTGGAGATGCAGCGGGTCTTTGAAAAGAGCGAGGAGACCATGTGGGAGTGCCGCAACTGCGGCCATCTGGTCATCGGGAAGAAGGCCCCGGAGGTCTGTCCCGTGTGCGCCCATCCCCAGAGCTATTTCGAGGTGCGGAAAGAGAACTATTGATCCGGCAGGACCGGCGTGGATGCGGCGGGCAGGAGGACGATCCCCCTGCCCGCCTGCGGGTATAGAGAGGAGCGATGCGTATGTACAGTCCGGCAGAGGTGGCACGGCGCTATGTGGAGACGGGAAAGAGCAAG
The genomic region above belongs to Vescimonas coprocola and contains:
- a CDS encoding SDR family oxidoreductase, translating into MSKVAVVTGGTSGIGKQTALALKAAGYTVYELSRRAQGVEGLHHLVADITREELVDAAIGEVLRQEGHIDVVVNNAGFGISGAIEFTKTEDAKRLFDADFFGMVNVNRAVIPHMRQAGAGRIVNLSSVAAAAPIPFQAYYSAAKAAVNSYTMALANELRPYGVTVCAVQPGDIHTGFTAAREKTIDGDDVYGGRISRSVARMEHDEQTGMDPSKAGAFIAKVAMKRRVKPIYTIRFDYQFLALLTRILPYRFLNWLIGVIYGK
- the proC gene encoding pyrroline-5-carboxylate reductase, which produces MKVGFIGTGNMGGALAHAAAQSPAPAELLLSNRTPEKAQALAQQLGATVSDNETIAQTCDYIFLGVKPQMMADLLARLQPILSRRQEGFVLVSMAAGLTLQRLREMAGLSCPILRIMPNTACAVGAGLTLYVPSPEVTEEQLSAFLTLMSASGRLEPLEEHLIDAGSAVAGCGGAFVSLFLEALADGAVTCGLPRDKARRYAAQMVLGTAQLALQSDQHTATMKDAVCSPGGTTIAGVRALERGGFRSAAMEAVIAAYEKTLALKS
- the rbr gene encoding rubrerythrin; translated protein: MELKGSKTERNLREAFAGETQARSKYDYFASVAKKEGYEQIAAIFQATANNEKEHAKMWFKALSGIGTTAENLASAAAGENYEWTDMYDRMAQEAEEEGFTVLAEKFRQVGRIEKAHEERYRALLNNVEMQRVFEKSEETMWECRNCGHLVIGKKAPEVCPVCAHPQSYFEVRKENY